A genome region from Euphorbia lathyris chromosome 4, ddEupLath1.1, whole genome shotgun sequence includes the following:
- the LOC136226599 gene encoding pentatricopeptide repeat-containing protein At3g53170 isoform X2, whose amino-acid sequence MQLHPLSSTNLCWSQSISSSPTIYSTKIFKEPRFGLDSPIFAVRSSKLSSDLKPLGLQRQPKKELSRILRTDAAIKAIEQKAKSNKYNNLWPKAVLDALDEAIKENRWESALKIFELLRKQQWYEPRCRTYTKLLMMLGKCRQPDEASLLFEIMQSEGLQPTVDVYTAVMSAYAECGQLDQAFSTLDDMKSVSDCKPDVYTYSVLINFCSKLHRFDLIGRILSEMSYLGIECSIVTFNTVINGYGKAKMFKEMENSLTDMIDSGNFVPDLFTFNSVIGAYGNSGRIENMEKWYDEFQLMGVDPDIKTFNILIKSYGKAGMHEKMTSVVEFMKKRFFSPTVVTYNTIIETFGRAGDIEKMDEYFRNMKYQGMKPNAVTYCSLVSAYSRAGLTTKVDSVLRQVENSDVVLDTPFFNCIINAYGQAGDVEKMAELFLAMEERKCKPDNITFATMIQAYTAHGMTKTAQALENKMISGTRMIEAWHVDYYGFFLLVANIFSRCMITMKVFQRLFFDYLIQDFFYRTATLPSIVCCLYLFDFYFCGLWRTSILFISLGF is encoded by the exons ATGCAGCTACACCCCCTTTCTTCCACCAATCTTTGCTGGTCGCAATCCATCTCCTCTTCACCCACTATCTATTCGACAAAAATCTTCAAAGAACCCAGGTTTGGTTTGGATTCACCAATTTTTGCTGTTCGGTCATCGAAATTGAGCTCCGACCTGAAGCCATTGGGCCTGCAGAGGCAACCCAAGAAGGAATTGTCGCGGATTCTCAGAACGGATGCTGCTATAAAGGCTATagaacaaaaggccaagtcgaACAAGTATAATAACCTTTGGCCTAAGGCTGTTTTGGACGCTCTTGATGAAGCAATAAAGGAGAACCGCTGGGAGTCTGCTCTTAAG ATTTTTGAGCTTCTCCGGAAGCAGCAATGGTATGAACCCAGATGCCGAACATACACAAAATTATTGATGATGCTTGGCAAGTGCAGACAACCTGATGAGGCCAGTTTGCTTTTTGAGATCATGCAGTCTGAAGGACTCCAGCCCACTGTTGATGTTTACACTGCTGTTATGAGTGCTTATGCAGAATGTGGCCAGCTTGACCAGGCATTTTCTACTCTTGATGATATGAAATCAGTATCTGACTGCAAACCAGATGTATATACATATTCTGTCCTTATAAATTTTTGCTCTAAACTTCATCGTTTTGATCTGATTGGAAGAATTCTTTCAGAGATGTCATATTTGGGAATTGAATGCAGCATCGTCACATTCAATACTGTAATCAATGGCTATGGTAAAGCTAAAATGTTTAAAGAAATGGAGAACTCGTTGACAGATATGATTGACAGTGGAAACTTTGTTCCAGATCTTTTCACTTTTAATTCAGTTATCGGAGCCTATGGGAATAGTGGGCGTATTGAGAATATGGAGAAGTGGTATGATGAATTTCAACTAATGGGAGTAGATCCAGATATAAAAACATTTAATATCCTTATAAAATCATATGGAAAAGCCGGCATGCATGAGAAAATGACGTCTGTTGTAGAGTTTATGAAGAAAAGGTTCTTCTCTCCAACCGTTGTGACTTATAACACTATTATTGAGACATTTGGAAGGGCTGGTGATATTGAGAAGATGGATGAATACTTCAGAAATATGAAGTATCAGGGAATGAAGCCTAATGCTGTGACCTACTGTTCTCTTGTCAGTGCTTACAGCAGAGCTGGTCTCACAACAAAGGTTGATTCAGTTTTGCGACAAGTAGAGAACTCCGATGTAGTACTAGACACCCCTTTCTTTAATTGCATTATCAATGCCTATGGTCAGGCTGGTGATGTAGAAAAGATGGCTGAATTGTTTCTAGCAATGGAAGAAAGAAAATGCAAGCCTGATAATATCACATTTGCAACGATGATCCAAGCCTACACAGCCCATGGAATGACTAAAACTGCTCAAGCTTTGGAAAATAAGATGATTTCAG GAACAAGGATGATTGAAGCTTGGCATGTGGATTATTATGGATTTTTCCTTCTTGTGGCTAACATCTTTAGTAG GTGTATGATTACGATGAAGGTCTTTCAACGCCTTTTCTTTGATTATCTTATTCAAGATTTCTTCTATAGAACGGCAACGCTTCCCTCCATCGTATGTTGCCTTTATCTTTTCGACTTTTATTTTTGTGGCTTGTGGAGAACCTCCATTCTTTTCATTTCTTTG GGTTTTTAG
- the LOC136226599 gene encoding pentatricopeptide repeat-containing protein At3g53170 isoform X3 yields the protein MQLHPLSSTNLCWSQSISSSPTIYSTKIFKEPRFGLDSPIFAVRSSKLSSDLKPLGLQRQPKKELSRILRTDAAIKAIEQKAKSNKYNNLWPKAVLDALDEAIKENRWESALKIFELLRKQQWYEPRCRTYTKLLMMLGKCRQPDEASLLFEIMQSEGLQPTVDVYTAVMSAYAECGQLDQAFSTLDDMKSVSDCKPDVYTYSVLINFCSKLHRFDLIGRILSEMSYLGIECSIVTFNTVINGYGKAKMFKEMENSLTDMIDSGNFVPDLFTFNSVIGAYGNSGRIENMEKWYDEFQLMGVDPDIKTFNILIKSYGKAGMHEKMTSVVEFMKKRFFSPTVVTYNTIIETFGRAGDIEKMDEYFRNMKYQGMKPNAVTYCSLVSAYSRAGLTTKVDSVLRQVENSDVVLDTPFFNCIINAYGQAGDVEKMAELFLAMEERKCKPDNITFATMIQAYTAHGMTKTAQALENKMISGTRMIEAWHVDYYGFFLLVANIFSRCMITMKVFQRLFFDYLIQDFFYRTATLPSIGF from the exons ATGCAGCTACACCCCCTTTCTTCCACCAATCTTTGCTGGTCGCAATCCATCTCCTCTTCACCCACTATCTATTCGACAAAAATCTTCAAAGAACCCAGGTTTGGTTTGGATTCACCAATTTTTGCTGTTCGGTCATCGAAATTGAGCTCCGACCTGAAGCCATTGGGCCTGCAGAGGCAACCCAAGAAGGAATTGTCGCGGATTCTCAGAACGGATGCTGCTATAAAGGCTATagaacaaaaggccaagtcgaACAAGTATAATAACCTTTGGCCTAAGGCTGTTTTGGACGCTCTTGATGAAGCAATAAAGGAGAACCGCTGGGAGTCTGCTCTTAAG ATTTTTGAGCTTCTCCGGAAGCAGCAATGGTATGAACCCAGATGCCGAACATACACAAAATTATTGATGATGCTTGGCAAGTGCAGACAACCTGATGAGGCCAGTTTGCTTTTTGAGATCATGCAGTCTGAAGGACTCCAGCCCACTGTTGATGTTTACACTGCTGTTATGAGTGCTTATGCAGAATGTGGCCAGCTTGACCAGGCATTTTCTACTCTTGATGATATGAAATCAGTATCTGACTGCAAACCAGATGTATATACATATTCTGTCCTTATAAATTTTTGCTCTAAACTTCATCGTTTTGATCTGATTGGAAGAATTCTTTCAGAGATGTCATATTTGGGAATTGAATGCAGCATCGTCACATTCAATACTGTAATCAATGGCTATGGTAAAGCTAAAATGTTTAAAGAAATGGAGAACTCGTTGACAGATATGATTGACAGTGGAAACTTTGTTCCAGATCTTTTCACTTTTAATTCAGTTATCGGAGCCTATGGGAATAGTGGGCGTATTGAGAATATGGAGAAGTGGTATGATGAATTTCAACTAATGGGAGTAGATCCAGATATAAAAACATTTAATATCCTTATAAAATCATATGGAAAAGCCGGCATGCATGAGAAAATGACGTCTGTTGTAGAGTTTATGAAGAAAAGGTTCTTCTCTCCAACCGTTGTGACTTATAACACTATTATTGAGACATTTGGAAGGGCTGGTGATATTGAGAAGATGGATGAATACTTCAGAAATATGAAGTATCAGGGAATGAAGCCTAATGCTGTGACCTACTGTTCTCTTGTCAGTGCTTACAGCAGAGCTGGTCTCACAACAAAGGTTGATTCAGTTTTGCGACAAGTAGAGAACTCCGATGTAGTACTAGACACCCCTTTCTTTAATTGCATTATCAATGCCTATGGTCAGGCTGGTGATGTAGAAAAGATGGCTGAATTGTTTCTAGCAATGGAAGAAAGAAAATGCAAGCCTGATAATATCACATTTGCAACGATGATCCAAGCCTACACAGCCCATGGAATGACTAAAACTGCTCAAGCTTTGGAAAATAAGATGATTTCAG GAACAAGGATGATTGAAGCTTGGCATGTGGATTATTATGGATTTTTCCTTCTTGTGGCTAACATCTTTAGTAG GTGTATGATTACGATGAAGGTCTTTCAACGCCTTTTCTTTGATTATCTTATTCAAGATTTCTTCTATAGAACGGCAACGCTTCCCTCCATC GGTTTTTAG
- the LOC136226599 gene encoding pentatricopeptide repeat-containing protein At3g53170 isoform X1, producing MQLHPLSSTNLCWSQSISSSPTIYSTKIFKEPRFGLDSPIFAVRSSKLSSDLKPLGLQRQPKKELSRILRTDAAIKAIEQKAKSNKYNNLWPKAVLDALDEAIKENRWESALKIFELLRKQQWYEPRCRTYTKLLMMLGKCRQPDEASLLFEIMQSEGLQPTVDVYTAVMSAYAECGQLDQAFSTLDDMKSVSDCKPDVYTYSVLINFCSKLHRFDLIGRILSEMSYLGIECSIVTFNTVINGYGKAKMFKEMENSLTDMIDSGNFVPDLFTFNSVIGAYGNSGRIENMEKWYDEFQLMGVDPDIKTFNILIKSYGKAGMHEKMTSVVEFMKKRFFSPTVVTYNTIIETFGRAGDIEKMDEYFRNMKYQGMKPNAVTYCSLVSAYSRAGLTTKVDSVLRQVENSDVVLDTPFFNCIINAYGQAGDVEKMAELFLAMEERKCKPDNITFATMIQAYTAHGMTKTAQALENKMISGTRMIEAWHVDYYGFFLLVANIFSRCMITMKVFQRLFFDYLIQDFFYRTATLPSIVCCLYLFDFYFCGLWRTSILFISLVISLLSFLFLENSSYLLSSLE from the exons ATGCAGCTACACCCCCTTTCTTCCACCAATCTTTGCTGGTCGCAATCCATCTCCTCTTCACCCACTATCTATTCGACAAAAATCTTCAAAGAACCCAGGTTTGGTTTGGATTCACCAATTTTTGCTGTTCGGTCATCGAAATTGAGCTCCGACCTGAAGCCATTGGGCCTGCAGAGGCAACCCAAGAAGGAATTGTCGCGGATTCTCAGAACGGATGCTGCTATAAAGGCTATagaacaaaaggccaagtcgaACAAGTATAATAACCTTTGGCCTAAGGCTGTTTTGGACGCTCTTGATGAAGCAATAAAGGAGAACCGCTGGGAGTCTGCTCTTAAG ATTTTTGAGCTTCTCCGGAAGCAGCAATGGTATGAACCCAGATGCCGAACATACACAAAATTATTGATGATGCTTGGCAAGTGCAGACAACCTGATGAGGCCAGTTTGCTTTTTGAGATCATGCAGTCTGAAGGACTCCAGCCCACTGTTGATGTTTACACTGCTGTTATGAGTGCTTATGCAGAATGTGGCCAGCTTGACCAGGCATTTTCTACTCTTGATGATATGAAATCAGTATCTGACTGCAAACCAGATGTATATACATATTCTGTCCTTATAAATTTTTGCTCTAAACTTCATCGTTTTGATCTGATTGGAAGAATTCTTTCAGAGATGTCATATTTGGGAATTGAATGCAGCATCGTCACATTCAATACTGTAATCAATGGCTATGGTAAAGCTAAAATGTTTAAAGAAATGGAGAACTCGTTGACAGATATGATTGACAGTGGAAACTTTGTTCCAGATCTTTTCACTTTTAATTCAGTTATCGGAGCCTATGGGAATAGTGGGCGTATTGAGAATATGGAGAAGTGGTATGATGAATTTCAACTAATGGGAGTAGATCCAGATATAAAAACATTTAATATCCTTATAAAATCATATGGAAAAGCCGGCATGCATGAGAAAATGACGTCTGTTGTAGAGTTTATGAAGAAAAGGTTCTTCTCTCCAACCGTTGTGACTTATAACACTATTATTGAGACATTTGGAAGGGCTGGTGATATTGAGAAGATGGATGAATACTTCAGAAATATGAAGTATCAGGGAATGAAGCCTAATGCTGTGACCTACTGTTCTCTTGTCAGTGCTTACAGCAGAGCTGGTCTCACAACAAAGGTTGATTCAGTTTTGCGACAAGTAGAGAACTCCGATGTAGTACTAGACACCCCTTTCTTTAATTGCATTATCAATGCCTATGGTCAGGCTGGTGATGTAGAAAAGATGGCTGAATTGTTTCTAGCAATGGAAGAAAGAAAATGCAAGCCTGATAATATCACATTTGCAACGATGATCCAAGCCTACACAGCCCATGGAATGACTAAAACTGCTCAAGCTTTGGAAAATAAGATGATTTCAG GAACAAGGATGATTGAAGCTTGGCATGTGGATTATTATGGATTTTTCCTTCTTGTGGCTAACATCTTTAGTAG GTGTATGATTACGATGAAGGTCTTTCAACGCCTTTTCTTTGATTATCTTATTCAAGATTTCTTCTATAGAACGGCAACGCTTCCCTCCATCGTATGTTGCCTTTATCTTTTCGACTTTTATTTTTGTGGCTTGTGGAGAACCTCCATTCTTTTCATTTCTTTGGTAATTTCTCTTCTTTCGTTCCTCTTTCTGGAAAATTCTTCTTATCTTCTCTCCTCCTTAGAGTGA
- the LOC136226599 gene encoding pentatricopeptide repeat-containing protein At3g53170 isoform X4 — MQLHPLSSTNLCWSQSISSSPTIYSTKIFKEPRFGLDSPIFAVRSSKLSSDLKPLGLQRQPKKELSRILRTDAAIKAIEQKAKSNKYNNLWPKAVLDALDEAIKENRWESALKIFELLRKQQWYEPRCRTYTKLLMMLGKCRQPDEASLLFEIMQSEGLQPTVDVYTAVMSAYAECGQLDQAFSTLDDMKSVSDCKPDVYTYSVLINFCSKLHRFDLIGRILSEMSYLGIECSIVTFNTVINGYGKAKMFKEMENSLTDMIDSGNFVPDLFTFNSVIGAYGNSGRIENMEKWYDEFQLMGVDPDIKTFNILIKSYGKAGMHEKMTSVVEFMKKRFFSPTVVTYNTIIETFGRAGDIEKMDEYFRNMKYQGMKPNAVTYCSLVSAYSRAGLTTKVDSVLRQVENSDVVLDTPFFNCIINAYGQAGDVEKMAELFLAMEERKCKPDNITFATMIQAYTAHGMTKTAQALENKMISGTRMIEAWHVDYYGFFLLVANIFSSVLQFV, encoded by the exons ATGCAGCTACACCCCCTTTCTTCCACCAATCTTTGCTGGTCGCAATCCATCTCCTCTTCACCCACTATCTATTCGACAAAAATCTTCAAAGAACCCAGGTTTGGTTTGGATTCACCAATTTTTGCTGTTCGGTCATCGAAATTGAGCTCCGACCTGAAGCCATTGGGCCTGCAGAGGCAACCCAAGAAGGAATTGTCGCGGATTCTCAGAACGGATGCTGCTATAAAGGCTATagaacaaaaggccaagtcgaACAAGTATAATAACCTTTGGCCTAAGGCTGTTTTGGACGCTCTTGATGAAGCAATAAAGGAGAACCGCTGGGAGTCTGCTCTTAAG ATTTTTGAGCTTCTCCGGAAGCAGCAATGGTATGAACCCAGATGCCGAACATACACAAAATTATTGATGATGCTTGGCAAGTGCAGACAACCTGATGAGGCCAGTTTGCTTTTTGAGATCATGCAGTCTGAAGGACTCCAGCCCACTGTTGATGTTTACACTGCTGTTATGAGTGCTTATGCAGAATGTGGCCAGCTTGACCAGGCATTTTCTACTCTTGATGATATGAAATCAGTATCTGACTGCAAACCAGATGTATATACATATTCTGTCCTTATAAATTTTTGCTCTAAACTTCATCGTTTTGATCTGATTGGAAGAATTCTTTCAGAGATGTCATATTTGGGAATTGAATGCAGCATCGTCACATTCAATACTGTAATCAATGGCTATGGTAAAGCTAAAATGTTTAAAGAAATGGAGAACTCGTTGACAGATATGATTGACAGTGGAAACTTTGTTCCAGATCTTTTCACTTTTAATTCAGTTATCGGAGCCTATGGGAATAGTGGGCGTATTGAGAATATGGAGAAGTGGTATGATGAATTTCAACTAATGGGAGTAGATCCAGATATAAAAACATTTAATATCCTTATAAAATCATATGGAAAAGCCGGCATGCATGAGAAAATGACGTCTGTTGTAGAGTTTATGAAGAAAAGGTTCTTCTCTCCAACCGTTGTGACTTATAACACTATTATTGAGACATTTGGAAGGGCTGGTGATATTGAGAAGATGGATGAATACTTCAGAAATATGAAGTATCAGGGAATGAAGCCTAATGCTGTGACCTACTGTTCTCTTGTCAGTGCTTACAGCAGAGCTGGTCTCACAACAAAGGTTGATTCAGTTTTGCGACAAGTAGAGAACTCCGATGTAGTACTAGACACCCCTTTCTTTAATTGCATTATCAATGCCTATGGTCAGGCTGGTGATGTAGAAAAGATGGCTGAATTGTTTCTAGCAATGGAAGAAAGAAAATGCAAGCCTGATAATATCACATTTGCAACGATGATCCAAGCCTACACAGCCCATGGAATGACTAAAACTGCTCAAGCTTTGGAAAATAAGATGATTTCAG GAACAAGGATGATTGAAGCTTGGCATGTGGATTATTATGGATTTTTCCTTCTTGTGGCTAACATCTTTAGTAG TGTGCTTCAATTTGTATGA
- the LOC136226599 gene encoding pentatricopeptide repeat-containing protein At3g53170 isoform X5 has translation MQLHPLSSTNLCWSQSISSSPTIYSTKIFKEPRFGLDSPIFAVRSSKLSSDLKPLGLQRQPKKELSRILRTDAAIKAIEQKAKSNKYNNLWPKAVLDALDEAIKENRWESALKIFELLRKQQWYEPRCRTYTKLLMMLGKCRQPDEASLLFEIMQSEGLQPTVDVYTAVMSAYAECGQLDQAFSTLDDMKSVSDCKPDVYTYSVLINFCSKLHRFDLIGRILSEMSYLGIECSIVTFNTVINGYGKAKMFKEMENSLTDMIDSGNFVPDLFTFNSVIGAYGNSGRIENMEKWYDEFQLMGVDPDIKTFNILIKSYGKAGMHEKMTSVVEFMKKRFFSPTVVTYNTIIETFGRAGDIEKMDEYFRNMKYQGMKPNAVTYCSLVSAYSRAGLTTKVDSVLRQVENSDVVLDTPFFNCIINAYGQAGDVEKMAELFLAMEERKCKPDNITFATMIQAYTAHGMTKTAQALENKMISGKTHGYTIPCYFVPSFRNKDD, from the exons ATGCAGCTACACCCCCTTTCTTCCACCAATCTTTGCTGGTCGCAATCCATCTCCTCTTCACCCACTATCTATTCGACAAAAATCTTCAAAGAACCCAGGTTTGGTTTGGATTCACCAATTTTTGCTGTTCGGTCATCGAAATTGAGCTCCGACCTGAAGCCATTGGGCCTGCAGAGGCAACCCAAGAAGGAATTGTCGCGGATTCTCAGAACGGATGCTGCTATAAAGGCTATagaacaaaaggccaagtcgaACAAGTATAATAACCTTTGGCCTAAGGCTGTTTTGGACGCTCTTGATGAAGCAATAAAGGAGAACCGCTGGGAGTCTGCTCTTAAG ATTTTTGAGCTTCTCCGGAAGCAGCAATGGTATGAACCCAGATGCCGAACATACACAAAATTATTGATGATGCTTGGCAAGTGCAGACAACCTGATGAGGCCAGTTTGCTTTTTGAGATCATGCAGTCTGAAGGACTCCAGCCCACTGTTGATGTTTACACTGCTGTTATGAGTGCTTATGCAGAATGTGGCCAGCTTGACCAGGCATTTTCTACTCTTGATGATATGAAATCAGTATCTGACTGCAAACCAGATGTATATACATATTCTGTCCTTATAAATTTTTGCTCTAAACTTCATCGTTTTGATCTGATTGGAAGAATTCTTTCAGAGATGTCATATTTGGGAATTGAATGCAGCATCGTCACATTCAATACTGTAATCAATGGCTATGGTAAAGCTAAAATGTTTAAAGAAATGGAGAACTCGTTGACAGATATGATTGACAGTGGAAACTTTGTTCCAGATCTTTTCACTTTTAATTCAGTTATCGGAGCCTATGGGAATAGTGGGCGTATTGAGAATATGGAGAAGTGGTATGATGAATTTCAACTAATGGGAGTAGATCCAGATATAAAAACATTTAATATCCTTATAAAATCATATGGAAAAGCCGGCATGCATGAGAAAATGACGTCTGTTGTAGAGTTTATGAAGAAAAGGTTCTTCTCTCCAACCGTTGTGACTTATAACACTATTATTGAGACATTTGGAAGGGCTGGTGATATTGAGAAGATGGATGAATACTTCAGAAATATGAAGTATCAGGGAATGAAGCCTAATGCTGTGACCTACTGTTCTCTTGTCAGTGCTTACAGCAGAGCTGGTCTCACAACAAAGGTTGATTCAGTTTTGCGACAAGTAGAGAACTCCGATGTAGTACTAGACACCCCTTTCTTTAATTGCATTATCAATGCCTATGGTCAGGCTGGTGATGTAGAAAAGATGGCTGAATTGTTTCTAGCAATGGAAGAAAGAAAATGCAAGCCTGATAATATCACATTTGCAACGATGATCCAAGCCTACACAGCCCATGGAATGACTAAAACTGCTCAAGCTTTGGAAAATAAGATGATTTCAG GCAAGACTCATGGATACACTATCCCATGTTATTTTGTACCTTCATTCAGGAACAAGGATGATTGA